The Oncorhynchus masou masou isolate Uvic2021 unplaced genomic scaffold, UVic_Omas_1.1 unplaced_scaffold_1090, whole genome shotgun sequence genome has a segment encoding these proteins:
- the LOC135529095 gene encoding zinc finger protein OZF-like translates to MASVKLEDCSQTLELNVNIKDEEEEEKIGTTVSHGDRVETFPTSRETQQEDHRPKRSHHCPHCEENFPILSKLKIHLKIHTGDNLYSCTDCGKRFTTSRALTLHQRVHTGEKPYSCSYCGKCFTTSSELTVHQRTHTGEKPYICSDCGKSFSHLCNFKAHQRIHAGEKPFSCSDCGKSFSQQNHLKSHQRIHTGEKPYYCSDCRKSFSHLCNFKAHQRIHAGEKPFSCSDCGKSFSQQNHLKSHQRIHTGEKPYYCSDCGKSFSRLDTLKSHERIHTGKKRYYCSDCRKSFSHQGSLKKHQCIHTGEKPYSCCDCGKRFTASFDLKVHLRTHTGEKPYICSDCGKSFSQQNHLKTHQRIHTGEKPYSCSVCGKSFSQESNLKTHQRIHKGEKPYYCSVCGKSFSQQSNLKTHQRIHKVEMPHQFSQTSSD, encoded by the exons atggcatcagtgaagctggaagactgcagtcaaacactggagctgaatgtcaacattaaagatgaagaagaggaggaaaagatTGGGACAACTGTTTCTCACG gagaccgTGTTGAGACATTCCCTACATCCAGAGAGACACAGCAGGAAGATCACAGACCTAAGAGGTCTCACCACTGCCCACATTGTGAGGAGAATTTTCCAATTCTATCAAAGTTAAAAATACACttaaaaatacacacaggagacaATCTGTATTCCTgtactgactgtgggaagagattcacAACATCAAGGGCTCTGACACTTCATCAGAGAgtgcacacaggagagaagccttactcctgctcgtactgtggaaaatgcttcacAACGTCGTCTGAGCTaacagttcatcagagaacacacactggagaaaagccttatatctgctctgactgtgggaagagtttctcccACCTGTGTAACTTTAAAGCACACCAACGTATACATGCAGGAGAGAAGCCgttctcctgctctgactgtgggaagagtttctctcAACAGAACCATTTAAAGTCACACCAACGtatacacactggagagaagccttactactGCTCTGACTGTAGGAAGAGTTTCTCCCACCTGTGTAACTTTAAAGCACACCAACGTATACATGCAGGAGAGAAGCCgttctcctgctctgactgtgggaagagtttctctcAACAGAACCATTTAAAGTCACACCAACgtatacacacaggggagaagccttactactgctctgactgtgggaagagtttctctcGATTGGATACTTTAAaatcacatgaacgtatacatacaggaaaGAAGCGTTACTACTGCTCCGACTGTAGGAAGAGTTTCTCCCACCAGGGTAGCTTAAAAAAACACCAatgtatacacacaggagagaagccttactcctgctgtGACTGTGGAAAAAGATTCACAGCATCATTTGATCTAAAAGTTCatctgagaacacacacaggagagaagccttacatctgctctgactgtgggaagagtttttctCAACAGAACCATTTAAAAACACATCAACGTATACACacgggagagaagccttactcctgctctgtctgtgggaagagtttctctcAAGAGAGCAacttaaaaacacaccaacgtatacataaaggagagaagccttactactgctctgtctgtgggaagagtttctctcaacagagcaacttaaaaacacaccaacgtaTACATAAAGTAGAGATGCCTCATCAGTTCTCTCAGACCAGCTCAGATTAA
- the LOC135529094 gene encoding zinc finger protein 883-like: protein MASVKVEDCSQTLELNVNIKDEEEEEKIRTTVSHGDHVETFPTSRETQQEDHRPKRSHHCPHCDEMFPGLSNLKIHLKIHTGENLYSSTDSGERFTTSKALTVHQRVHTEEKPYSCSYCGKSFSQQTNLKKHQRLHTGEKPYSCCDCGKCFTTSSELTVHMRTHTGEKPYICSDCGKSFSHQGSLKAHQRIHTGEKPYSCSDCGKNFSQLGTLKLHKRIHTGIKPYYCSDCRKSFSHQGSFKAHQRRHTGEKPYSCSDCGKNFSRLGTLKSHERKHTGKKPYYCSDCGKSFSQRNHLKSHERIHIEKKAYSCSDCRKCFTTSYDLKVHQRTHTGEKPYVCSDCGKSFYQQSSFKIHQRLHTGEKPYSCSDCGKCFTTSSDLKVHQRTHTGEKPYICSDCGKSFSQQSSFKKHQRLHTGEKPYSCCDCGKCFTTSSDLKTHLRTHTGEKPYICSDCGKRFSQQNHLNTHQRIHTGEKPYYCSVCGKSFSQQSNLKTHQRIHKGEKTHQFSQTS, encoded by the exons atggcatcagtgaaggtagaagactgcagtcaaacactggagctgaatgtcaacattaaagatgaagaagaggaagagaagattaGGACAACTGTTAGTCATG gagaccaTGTTGAGACATTCCCTACATCCAGAGAGACACAGCAGGAAGATCACAGACCTAAGAGGTCTCACCACTGCCCACATTGTGACGAGATGTTCCCAGGTTTATCAAATCTAAAAATACACTTAAaaatccacacaggagagaatctGTATTCCAGTACTGACTCTGGGGAGAGATTCACAACATCAAAGGCTCTGACAGTTCATCAGAGAGTGCACACAGAAGAGAAACCTTACTCCTGCTCgtactgtgggaagagtttctctcAACAGACCAACCTAAAAAAACACCAACGtttacacacaggagagaagccttactcctgctgtgactgtggaaaatgcttcacAACGTCATCTGAGCTAACAGTTCATatgagaacacacactggagagaagccttacatctgctctgactgtgggaagagtttctcccACCAGGGTAGCTTAAAAGCACAccaacgtatacatacaggagagaagccgtactcctgctctgactgtggaaagaacTTCTCCCAATTGGGTACCCTAAAATTGCAtaaacgtatacatacaggaatTAAGCCTTACTACTGCTCTGACTGTAGGAAGAGTTTCTCCCACCAGGGTAGCTTTAAAGCACACCAACGTagacatacaggagagaagccatactcctgctctgactgtggaaagaacTTCTCCCGATTGGGTACCTTAAAATCGCATGAACGTAAACATACAGGAAAGAAGCCTTACTACTGCTccgactgtgggaagagtttctctcAACGGAACCATTTAAaatcacatgaacgtatacacatAGAAAAGAAGgcatactcctgctctgactgtagaaaatgcttcacaacatcatatgatctaaaagttcatcagagaacacacacgggAGAAAAGCCTTatgtctgctctgactgtgggaagagtttctatCAACAGAGCAGCTTCAAGATACACCAACGTCTACACACAGGTGAGAAGCCttattcctgctctgactgtggaaaatgcttcacaacatcatCTGATCTAaaagttcaccagagaacacacactggagaaaagccttacatctgctctgactgtgggaagagtttctctcAACAGAGCAGCTTCAAGAAACACCAACGtctacacacaggagagaagccttactcctgctgtgactgtggaaaatgcttcacaacatcatCTGATCTAAAAACTCATCtgagaacacacactggagaaaaGCCTTACATATGCTCTGATTGTGGGAAGAGGTTCTCTCAACAGAACCATTTGAACACACATcaacgtatacacacaggagagaagccttactactgctctgtctgtgggaagagtttctctcaacagagcaacttaaaaacacaccaacgtaTACATAAAGGAGAGAAGACTCATCAGTTCTCTCAGACCAGCTAA